Proteins from one Syngnathoides biaculeatus isolate LvHL_M chromosome 8, ASM1980259v1, whole genome shotgun sequence genomic window:
- the ckmb gene encoding creatine kinase, muscle b, with protein sequence MAKNCHNDYKMKFSADDEFPDLSQHNNHMSKVLTKEIYAKLRGKSTPSGFTLDDVIQTGVDNPGHPFIMTVGCVAGDEECYEVFKDLLDPVISDRHNGYGPNDKHKTDLNFENLKGGDDLDPNYVLSSRVRTGRSIKGFTLPPHNSRGERRGIQKLSIEALASLEGEFKGKYYPLDGMTDAEQEQLIADHFLFDKPVSPLLTCAGMARDWPDARGIWHNDNKTFLVWVNEEDHLRVISMQKGGNMKEVFRRFCVGLQKIEAIFKKHNHGFMWNEHLGYILTCPSNLGTGLRGGVHVKLPKLSTHAKFEEILTRLRLQKRGTGGVDTASVGGVFDISNADRLGSSEVQQVQMVVDGVKLMVEMEKKLEKGESIDGMIPAQK encoded by the exons ATGGCCAAAAATTGCCACAACGACTACAAGATGAAGTTCTCGGCGGACGACGAATTTCCCGACCTGTCCCAGCACAACAACCACATGTCCAAG GTTCTGACCAAGGAGATCTACGCCAAGCTGAGGGGCAAGTCCACCCCCAGCGGTTTCACCCTGGATGACGTGATCCAGACCGGCGTGGACAACCCCG gacacCCCTTCATCATGACGGTGGGCTGCGTGGCCGGCGACGAGGAGTGCTACGAGGTCTTCAAGGACCTGCTGGACCCCGTCATCTCCGACCGTCACAACGGATACGGACCCAACGACAAGCACAAGACCGACCTGAACTTCGAGAACCTGAAG GGCGGCGACGACCTGGACCCCAACTACGTCCTGTCCAGCCGCGTTCGGACCGGCCGCAGCATCAAAGGCTTCACGCTGCCGCCGCACAACAGCCGCGGAGAGCGCAGAGGCATCCAGAAGCTGTCCATTGAGG CCTTGGCCAGCCTGGAGGGCGAGTTCAAGGGCAAGTACTACCCCCTGGACGGCATGACCGACGCCGAGCAGGAGCAGCTGATCGCCGACCACTTCCTGTTTGACAAGCCCGTGTCGCCGCTGCTGACGTGCGCCGGCATGGCCCGCGACTGGCCCGACGCGAGGGGCATTTG GCACAACGACAACAAGACCTTCCTGGTGTGGGTGAACGAGGAGGACCACCTGCGCGTCATCTCCATGCAGAAGGGGGGCAACATGAAGGAAGTCTTCAGACGCTTCTGCGTGGGTCTGCAGAAG ATCGAGGCGATCTTCAAGAAGCACAACCACGGCTTCATGTGGAACGAGCACCTGGGCTACATCCTCACGTGCCCCTCCAACCTGGGCACCGGCCTGCGCGGCGGCGTCCACGTCAAGCTGCCCAAGCTCAGCACGCACGCCAAGTTCGAGGAGATCCTCACCAGACTGCGCCTGCAGAAGCGCGGCACAG gTGGCGTGGACACGGCCTCCGTGGGCGGCGTGTTCGACATCTCCAACGCCGACCGTCTGGGCTCCTCCGAGGTGCAGCAGgttcagatggtggtggacggCGTCAAGCTGATGGTGGAGATGGAGAAGAAGCTGGAGAAGGGCGAGTCCATCGACGGCATGATCCCCGCCCAGAAGTAA